One stretch of Mangifera indica cultivar Alphonso chromosome 9, CATAS_Mindica_2.1, whole genome shotgun sequence DNA includes these proteins:
- the LOC123225121 gene encoding xylan glycosyltransferase MUCI21-like — MDKIMGRYHRFHQLKKGEHVQAVKHYMPLEDFDEEESCDLVFVCAPIYGYWNKKARPKLLSLLFISLLSCCFILTPHLFSSSSLLYSFVGENDSLAPDVNAPLCASISNGSLCCDRSGFRSDVCIMRGDVRTSSASSSVFLYNSGNSNGFVMNYISNIVEGEFQHEKIKPYTRKWETSVMDTIDELDLVSKKESAAINHRCDVQHDVPAVFFSTGGYTGNVYHEFNDGILPLFITSQHLKKKVVFVILEYHNWWIMKYGNILSHLSDYPAIDFSGDERIHCFPEAIVGLRIHDELTVDPSLMQGSKTIVDFRNILDRAYWPRIRGLIQDEEREAQEKLREKLSLSPSSKTSSEIIRNVGDNLLKKPKLVVLSRNGSRAITNENLLVKMAEDIGFRVEVARPDRTTELAKIYWALNSSDVMVGVHGAAMTHFLFMKPGSVFIQIIPLGTDWAAETYYGEPARKLGLEYVSYPVLPTESSLYDIYDKDDPVLRDPTSINNRGWQYTKSIYLGQNVKLNFRRFHKRLVRAYGYSINRIVHHQSQ, encoded by the exons atggataaaattatggGGAGGTATCATCGTTTTCATCAGTTGAAGAAAGGTGAACATGTACAGGCAGTGAAACACTATATGCCTCTTGAAGATTTCGATGAAGAAGAGTCTTGTGACCTTGTTTTCGTCTGTGCACCAATCTATGGTTACTGGAATAAGAAAGCTAGGCCTAAGCTTTTGTCTCTTCTCTTTATTTCCCTTCTTTCTTGCTGCTTTATTTTGACTCCTCATCTCTTTAGCTCTTCCTCTCTTCTCT ATTCGTTTGTGGGGGAAAATGATAGCCTTGCTCCAGATGTTAATGCTCCTTTGTGTGCTTCCATATCTAACG GAAGTTTATGCTGTGACAGAAGTGGTTTTCGTTCTGATGTATGTATCATGAGAGGGGACGTGAGAACAAGCTCTGCTTCCTCTTCAGTCTTTCTCTACAACTCAGGTAACTCCAATGGCTTCGTAATGAACTATATTTCAAACATTGTTGAAGGGGAATTCCAGCATGAAAAGATTAAACCGTATACGCGGAAATGGGAAACAAGTGTAATGGATACCATTGATGAATTAGATCTTGTTTCCAAAAAGGAAAGTGCTGCAATTAACCATCGTTGTGATGTTCAACATGATGTCCCGGCTGTGTTTTTCTCTACTGGAGGATATACGGGGAATGTGTATCATGAATTCAATGATGGGATTTTACCCCTGTTTATCACTTCTCAGCATTTGAAGAAGAAGGTTGTATTTGTCATTCTTGAATACCATAATTGGTGGATTATGAAGTATGGTAATATCCTTTCACATCTCTCGGATTATCCAGCAATAGATTTTAGTGGAGACGAGAGAATTCATTGCTTCCCCGAAGCAATTGTTGGTCTCAGAATCCATGATGAGCTTACTGTGGATCCTTCATTGATGCAAGGAAGCAAGACCATTGTTGATTTTAGAAATATTCTTGATCGAGCTTATTGGCCAAGGATTCGTGGATTGATTCAGGATGAAGAACGAGAAGCTCAAGAAAAACTAAGGGAGAAACTTTCTTTGTCTCCATCATCAAAAACTTCGTCAGAGATTATAAGAAATGTGGGAGACAATCTATTGAAGAAACCAAAATTGGTTGTTTTATCTAGAAATGGGTCTAGAGCTATAACTAATGAGAATTTGTTGGTCAAAATGGCTGAGGATATTGGGTTTCGAGTTGAAGTTGCAAGGCCTGATCGAACTACAGAATTGGCAAAGATTTATTGGGCACTTAACTCAAGTGATGTGATGGTGGGAGTCCATGGTGCAGCCATGACACATTTTCTCTTCATGAAGCCTGGCTCTGTGTTTATTCAGATCATTCCCCTTGGAACTGATTGGGCAGCTGAGACATATTATGGTGAGCCAGCAAGGAAACTTGGTTTGGAGTATGTCAGCTACCCAGTTCTTCCCACAGAAAGCTCTTTGTATGACATATATGATAAAGATGATCCTGTTCTTCGAGATCCAACAAGTATAAACAACAGGGGCTGGCAGTACACCAAGTCAATCTATCTTGGCCAAAATGTGAAGCTAAACTTCAGAAGATTCCATAAGAGGTTGGTCCGTGCATATGGTTATTCTATCAACCGGATTGTTCATCATCAGTCACAGTAA
- the LOC123225708 gene encoding uncharacterized protein LOC123225708 — translation MDEEDRFKYFYMAFGCSICAFQQHIRPVICINAAFLKGRYLSQLFIAVALDGNNQIYPLAFGIGPREDHYTWSWFLTKLRDCIGEVPHLAIISDRHVSIFSALAEVFPGVHHGYCCHHLHCNMQSKYKKNVKIALMYWKAAKAYTEFEFQLVMKSLSRLHPEATAYLHEVGFDRWARAYFPGHRYNVMTTNIAELFNALVKHARGLPITMLIEFIRDTYTSPVTPWVEDKIAKRVQKSSNLEVRPITTERYQVLGSGQCQYDALVDLTEHTCTCRKFQLSKIPCMHVIAVARYMKLTTYLQWVHSYYSTAFYRIVYVDAVNPLGDQSEWLHPEEATVIHPPYVHRRRAGRPANKNRRPSQGEVVEQLICSRCHQPGHTRQNCRSPIPVPNSVPSSSGRKKKDGK, via the exons ATGGATGAGGAGgatcgatttaaatacttttacatggcattcGGTTGTAGTATCTGTGCATTTCAGCAACATATTCGACCGGTTATTTGTATTAATGCTGCTTTCTTGAAGGGTCGATATCTGAGTCAACTATTTATTGCTGTCGCATTAGAtgggaataatcaaatatatccacttgcttttgggattggtccTAGGGAAGATCATTACACATGGTCCTGGTTTTTAACAAAACTGAGGGATTGTATTGGGGAGGTACCTCATTTGGCCATCATTTCAGATCGACATGTCAGCATATTTTCTGCATTGGCTGAAGTTTTCCCTGGTGTGCATcacggttattgttgtcaccatcTTCATTGTAACATGCagtccaagtacaaaaagaatgttAAAATCGCATTAATGTACTGGAAAGCAGCCAAGGCATacactgaatttgaattccaacTGGTCATGAAGTCACTGTCCCGTTTGCACCCTGAGGCAACTGCATACCTGCATGAAGTGGGTTTTGATCGATGGGCACGAGCATATTTTCCAGGCCAtaggtacaatgtaatgactaccaatattgcTGAGTTGTTTAATGCCTTGGTCAAACACGCTCGAGGTTTACCTATTACTATGCTGATCGAGTTCATTAGAG ataCTTATACCAGTCCAGTCACACCTTGGGTTGAAGATAAGATCGCAAAACGTGTACAGAAGTCTTCGAACTTAGAAGTGCGTCCTATAACAACTGAGCGATACCAGGTTCTTGGTAGTGGCCAATGCCAATATGATGCCCTAGTAGACCTGACGGAGCATACATgtacttgtagaaaatttcaattatcaaagattCCTTGCATGCACGTTATTGCTGTagccagatatatgaagctTACAACTTACCTTCAATGGGTGCATTCATACTACAGCACAGCTTTTTATCGAATAGTGTATGTAGACGCAGTCAATCCATTGGGAGATCAGTCAGAGTGGCTTCATCCGGAGGAGGCAACTGTTATCCACCCACCATATGTGCATCGTCGTCGTGCAGGACGTCcagcaaataaaaacagacgACCTTCTCAAGGAgaggttgttgaacaacttatctgtAGCCGATGTCATCAACCTGGACATACAAGACAAAACTGCAGAAGCCCTATTCCAGTACCTAATtctgtaccatcaagttcaggaagaaagaagaaagatggaaaataa